CCCCGGCCCCAGGATACGGCGCTCGCGGATGAATGGGGCTTTAAAGGAAAATTTGTCGCAGGCTACATCGGCACCCACGGCATGGCCCACGCCCTGGGCAATGTTCTGGATGCCGCCGAACGCCTGAAAGACAATGATACCATCCGTTTCCTGCTGGCCGGGGCCGGGGCCGAGCGCGACGCCCTGATGGCGGACGCCACAAGCCGCGGCCTGAACAATGTGGTTTTCATGCCGCGTCAACCGAAAGAAACAATGCCCGCCGTCTGGAGTCTCTGTGACGTCGCCCTTGTCCATTTAAAAAATTCCCCGGTTTTTGCCGGAGTCATTCCGTCAAAAATATTTGAGGCAGAGGCCATGGGCCTGCCTTTGTTGCTTGCCGCCCCCGAAGGTGAGGCTTCAAGCATTGTCTTAAGCGAAAAGGCAGGCCTTCATGTTGAGCCCGAAGATCCGGACGCCCTGGCCGCAGCGGTCAGACAATTGGCCAATGACGGAACTCTCTGCCAGACACTTGCCGCCGCCGCCCTGGCTGCCGCACCCAGCCACAGCCGCAAAACCCAGGCCCGTGAGATGCTTGATGTCTTGCAGACGGCGGCAAGCGGCGTAGCCCGGGGAGCCCTCTCATGAAGGTTCTGATCACCGGCGGCAGCGGCTTTGTCGGTCGCGCCTTGATCCCGCAACTGAACAAAGTTGGTCATGATGTTATTGTCAGTTCCCGTGATGGGGGGCTGATCTTACCCGGCGCGACGATAAAGTCCGTCGGCGAGCTTGGCCCTGAAACGGACTGGATAGATGCCCTGAATGGCGTTGATGCCGTCATCCATCTGGCAGCGCGGGTCCACGTCATGAATGAAACCGCTACCGATCCACTGGCTGAAAACAGGCGCGTCAACAGCGAAGGCACGGCGCGACTGGCCGGGCAGGCTGTCGAGCGCGGCGTTAAGCATTTTATTTTCTTGAGTACCATTAAGGTCAATGGCGAAGCCACGGGACCAAATCCATTTCACGCCGCAAGTTCCCCCGCGCCAAAAGACCCTTACGCCATTGCCAAGCTGGAGGCCGAGAAAGCGCTGCTCCGCATTGCCGAACAAACGGCCATGCAAGTAGACATCGTCCGCCCGCCGCTGGTGTACGGACCGGGTGTGCGCGGAAATTTTGCTTCGTTGCTGGCTGTATGCGCCAAAGGGCTGCCGCTTCCCTTGGCGAACATCGATAACCGTCGCAGTCTGATTTTCGTTGGCAATCTCGCCGCCCTCATTGGCCATATTCTGGATCACCCCAAATCAGGCGGCGGGGTTTATCTGGCCCGGGATGGTGAAGATGTATCGACGCCGGAGCTGTTTAAACGTATCTGTACAGCGCTTGGCGTAACGCCACGTATTTTTCCGTTTCCTCAATTTTTACTCGCTCTTGGTGGCGCTCTTTGCGGCAAATCCGCCGCCGTTTCCAGACTAACCCAATCGCTT
Above is a genomic segment from Rhodospirillaceae bacterium containing:
- a CDS encoding SDR family oxidoreductase, whose product is MKVLITGGSGFVGRALIPQLNKVGHDVIVSSRDGGLILPGATIKSVGELGPETDWIDALNGVDAVIHLAARVHVMNETATDPLAENRRVNSEGTARLAGQAVERGVKHFIFLSTIKVNGEATGPNPFHAASSPAPKDPYAIAKLEAEKALLRIAEQTAMQVDIVRPPLVYGPGVRGNFASLLAVCAKGLPLPLANIDNRRSLIFVGNLAALIGHILDHPKSGGGVYLARDGEDVSTPELFKRICTALGVTPRIFPFPQFLLALGGALCGKSAAVSRLTQSLVVDDKPTRSVLDWTPPFSMVQGLQETADWFKSQPEYER
- a CDS encoding glycosyltransferase family 4 protein — translated: MKILFLSENFPPESNAAATRVYERACYWAEWGHQVTVITSVPNFPEGKLFAGFENKWKQVETMSGIRVVRVKTYIAANRGVAHRTLDFLSFMATGFLAALKEQRPDVIAATSPQFFTAVAGWAASATRGVPFVFELGDLWPASISAVGAMKKSFALGLVEKLELFLYRRSAAIAALTGSFKDNLVSRGIDADKISVVINGVDLSRYAPRPQDTALADEWGFKGKFVAGYIGTHGMAHALGNVLDAAERLKDNDTIRFLLAGAGAERDALMADATSRGLNNVVFMPRQPKETMPAVWSLCDVALVHLKNSPVFAGVIPSKIFEAEAMGLPLLLAAPEGEASSIVLSEKAGLHVEPEDPDALAAAVRQLANDGTLCQTLAAAALAAAPSHSRKTQAREMLDVLQTAASGVARGALS